A single window of Chitinophaga sp. XS-30 DNA harbors:
- a CDS encoding ABC transporter ATP-binding protein, translating to MKHLAALNKYFVKYKWRFLLGMLFTAVSIVFTVFQPILVRQIFDLLDQNIRNYRMIEDTGLNSAFRSGFSKTLTFYGVSILGLALLSGFFMFLQRQTLIVMSRHIEYDLKNEIFQQYQRLDLNFFKMNRTGDMMSRITEDVSRVRMYVGPALMYATRTVIMMVMIIWLMWAVNPLLTLYTLSPLPLLALTIYLVNRVIHKKSERIQAQLSNITSVAQESYSGIRVIKSYVQEEPSALHFEQASEAYKKSSISLARTDALYQPAMVLMIGLSVIFTIFIGGLQVIEGNITIGNLAEFVLYVNMLTFPFFSIGWVASMIQRAAASQQRINEFLDEQPQIRDQPDAKDMPLKGEIHFSHVSFTYPHTGIQALKDFELKILPGQKVAVIGRTGSGKSTLAQLLIRMYDPQEGQVKMDGTDIRTLKITALRNQISYVPQDVFLFSDTISNNIRFGEPAASEEAVRKAAAQAAVEKDILQFPEGFNTMVGERGVTLSGGQKQRISIARALVRDPHIMVFDDCLSAVDARTEKEIIGNLYAYLQDKTAIIITHRIFTLFTFDRIIMLDEGRMVESGTHEELLAKNGYYAELYARQQTGEEESVNE from the coding sequence ATGAAACACCTTGCAGCTTTAAACAAATACTTCGTAAAATATAAATGGCGCTTTTTACTGGGGATGCTCTTTACCGCGGTCTCCATCGTGTTCACCGTGTTTCAGCCCATCCTCGTCCGCCAGATATTCGACCTGCTGGACCAGAATATCCGCAATTACCGGATGATAGAAGATACGGGACTGAACAGCGCTTTCCGTTCCGGTTTCTCCAAAACACTCACCTTTTACGGCGTGTCCATCCTGGGCCTGGCGCTGCTGAGCGGGTTTTTCATGTTCCTGCAACGGCAGACCCTCATCGTCATGAGCCGCCATATCGAATACGATCTCAAGAACGAGATATTCCAGCAATATCAGCGGCTGGACCTGAATTTCTTCAAGATGAACCGCACGGGCGACATGATGAGCCGCATCACGGAAGATGTTTCCCGTGTGCGCATGTACGTAGGGCCGGCCCTGATGTACGCCACCCGCACCGTTATTATGATGGTCATGATCATCTGGCTGATGTGGGCCGTAAATCCCCTGCTGACCCTTTACACGTTATCTCCGCTGCCTTTGCTGGCGCTGACCATCTATTTGGTCAACCGGGTGATCCATAAAAAAAGCGAACGCATACAGGCACAGCTGTCCAATATCACCTCCGTAGCGCAGGAATCCTATTCCGGCATACGGGTGATCAAATCTTACGTACAGGAGGAACCCAGTGCATTGCATTTCGAACAGGCGAGCGAGGCCTATAAAAAAAGCTCTATCAGTCTTGCCAGGACCGATGCGCTCTATCAACCGGCCATGGTGCTGATGATAGGGCTGAGCGTGATCTTTACCATATTTATCGGCGGCCTGCAGGTGATCGAAGGCAATATTACGATAGGTAATCTCGCGGAATTTGTGCTGTATGTGAATATGCTCACCTTCCCGTTCTTTTCCATCGGATGGGTAGCTTCCATGATACAGCGCGCTGCGGCTTCACAGCAGCGGATCAACGAGTTCCTGGATGAACAGCCCCAGATCCGCGACCAGCCTGATGCCAAAGACATGCCGCTGAAAGGGGAGATCCATTTTTCCCATGTATCCTTTACTTATCCGCATACCGGCATCCAGGCGCTGAAAGACTTTGAGCTGAAGATACTTCCCGGTCAGAAAGTAGCCGTGATCGGGCGGACCGGCTCGGGGAAATCTACGCTGGCACAGCTGCTCATCCGCATGTACGATCCGCAGGAAGGACAGGTGAAAATGGATGGAACGGATATCCGGACGCTGAAGATCACAGCGCTCCGCAACCAGATCAGCTACGTGCCGCAGGATGTATTCCTTTTCTCTGATACCATCAGCAACAATATCCGCTTCGGAGAACCCGCCGCATCCGAAGAAGCCGTACGGAAAGCAGCCGCGCAAGCGGCCGTGGAAAAGGATATCCTCCAGTTCCCCGAGGGCTTCAACACCATGGTAGGAGAGCGCGGCGTTACCCTCAGCGGCGGCCAGAAACAACGTATATCCATCGCCCGCGCACTGGTGCGGGACCCGCATATCATGGTGTTTGACGACTGCCTCTCAGCCGTGGACGCCCGCACGGAAAAAGAGATCATCGGTAACCTTTATGCGTATCTGCAGGACAAAACAGCCATTATCATCACGCACCGCATCTTCACACTTTTTACGTTCGACCGCATTATTATGCTCGACGAAGGAAGGATGGTAGAGAGCGGAACCCATGAGGAACTTTTAGCGAAGAACGGATACTATGCGGAGCTGTATGCACGTCAGCAAACAGGGGAAGAAGAGAGCGTAAACGAATAG
- a CDS encoding HAD-IB family hydrolase, with product MTNVIAFFDFDGTITTKDTLFEIIRFQKGSAAFYAGMLVLSPLLVMFKMKLISNQRMKEIVLRFFFRNDSFPVFQQLCDDFCRHRLPSLLRPKALNAIAWHQSEGHAVYIVTASAENWVAPWSQTLGIPCLGTRLAVKDDQITGLLEGKNCNGDEKVCRIREAVPLTAFETIYAYGDSSGDKEMLALAQHKGFRAFE from the coding sequence TTGACGAACGTTATCGCTTTCTTTGACTTCGATGGTACCATTACAACAAAGGATACATTGTTTGAGATCATCCGGTTTCAGAAAGGTAGCGCGGCTTTCTATGCCGGGATGCTGGTGCTTTCGCCCCTGCTGGTCATGTTCAAAATGAAGCTGATCTCCAATCAGCGGATGAAAGAGATCGTATTGCGGTTCTTTTTCCGGAACGACAGCTTTCCGGTATTCCAGCAGCTTTGCGACGACTTCTGCCGGCACCGGCTGCCCTCCCTCCTGCGCCCCAAAGCGCTCAATGCCATTGCCTGGCACCAGTCGGAAGGGCATGCCGTATATATTGTTACCGCTTCTGCCGAGAACTGGGTAGCACCCTGGAGCCAGACGCTCGGCATTCCCTGCCTGGGCACCCGGCTGGCAGTGAAAGACGACCAGATCACCGGCCTCCTGGAAGGAAAGAACTGCAACGGGGACGAAAAGGTCTGCCGCATCCGCGAAGCCGTTCCGCTCACCGCTTTCGAGACCATCTATGCTTACGGGGACAGCAGCGGGGACAAGGAAATGCTGGCACTCGCGCAGCATAAGGGTTTCCGGGCATTTGAGTAA
- a CDS encoding phosphoribosylaminoimidazolesuccinocarboxamide synthase: MLESTFKFPNQTAFYKGKVRDVYTIEDKWMVMFVSDRISAFDVVLPRPIPYKGQVLNQIAAIMLDATKDIVPNWVRSVPLPNATVGLKCETFPVEMVVRGNLTGHAWRTYKSGKRELCGVALPEGLKENDYFPGGPIITPTTKAHEGHDEDISRDEIISSGLVSKAEYELLEKYTLALFQRGRELAAQRGLILVDTKYEFGKIGDTIYLIDEIHTPDSSRFFYSEGYEDRQKAGEPQKQLSKEFVREWLMENGFQGKEGQQVPEMPDAFVESVTNRYIELFEKITGQPFKKEAVSAEEAEKKIVETLKSL, translated from the coding sequence ATGTTAGAGTCTACCTTTAAGTTCCCGAATCAGACGGCCTTTTATAAAGGAAAGGTACGGGATGTTTACACCATTGAAGACAAATGGATGGTGATGTTTGTGAGCGACCGTATTTCTGCGTTTGACGTGGTATTGCCCCGCCCCATCCCTTACAAGGGGCAGGTGCTGAACCAGATCGCAGCAATTATGCTCGATGCCACAAAGGATATTGTGCCCAACTGGGTGAGATCCGTGCCATTGCCTAATGCCACAGTTGGCCTGAAGTGCGAGACCTTTCCCGTGGAAATGGTGGTGCGCGGGAACCTCACCGGTCACGCCTGGCGTACCTACAAAAGCGGCAAGCGGGAGCTCTGCGGCGTAGCGCTGCCCGAAGGGCTGAAAGAGAACGATTATTTCCCCGGCGGCCCCATCATCACCCCCACCACCAAAGCGCATGAGGGGCACGATGAGGATATCTCCCGTGACGAGATCATTTCCAGCGGCCTGGTGAGCAAAGCGGAATACGAGTTGCTGGAAAAGTACACCCTCGCCCTGTTCCAGCGCGGACGGGAACTGGCAGCCCAACGCGGCCTCATCCTGGTGGACACCAAATATGAATTCGGCAAGATCGGTGATACCATTTACCTGATCGACGAGATACATACCCCGGATTCTTCCCGTTTCTTTTACTCGGAAGGGTATGAGGACAGGCAGAAAGCCGGTGAGCCGCAAAAGCAGCTGAGCAAGGAATTTGTGCGGGAGTGGCTGATGGAGAACGGCTTCCAGGGCAAGGAAGGCCAGCAGGTCCCCGAAATGCCCGATGCCTTCGTGGAAAGCGTGACCAACCGCTACATTGAACTGTTCGAAAAGATCACCGGGCAACCGTTCAAAAAAGAAGCGGTGAGCGCGGAAGAGGCGGAAAAGAAGATCGTAGAAACGCTGAAAAGCTTGTAA
- a CDS encoding ABC transporter ATP-binding protein, whose product MEQQHKRAKVSFSSIRKALRLYEYAKPYRWQFGLGLLMLLLSTSASLAFPKLLGELVDAGHQGVLLQQLDRIGLILAAVLILQSVFSYFRIRIFVTVTEKTLAALRQATYSHLIRLPMKFFAERRVGELNSRISSDISQLQDMFTTTLAEFLRQVIIITGGIVLLALTSAKLTLFMLAVLPVICVLAVVFGRFIRKFSKQVQAQVAESNTIVEETLQGIFNVKAFANEFFEIGRYRNKTNEAAKTGMKAGSYQGAFVSFLILGLFGAMVAVIWKGAMLMAEGQLDVGQLFSFILYSGFIGGSISGLAEIYTRIQRAIGASENLLEILDEPVEEIHPLPPAERTRSIAGAIRFEDVSFQYPSRKDIAVLHHVSFSVQPGEQVALVGPSGAGKSTIVSLLLRFYDPVQGGIYFDGKDARSFDLSALRNQMAVVPQDVFLFGGTIRENIAYGNPDATEEAIIDAAQQANALDFIRNFPEGLDTVVGERGIQLSGGQRQRIAIARAVLKDPGILILDEATSALDSESERLVQDALDKLMRGRTSIVIAHRLSTVRRADMILVLDKGMIVEEGTHEELMVKDEGLYRGLSELQFTA is encoded by the coding sequence ATGGAACAACAGCACAAACGCGCAAAGGTTAGCTTTTCGAGCATCAGGAAGGCACTGCGATTATATGAGTATGCGAAACCCTACCGCTGGCAATTCGGCCTTGGATTGCTGATGCTGCTATTGTCCACCTCGGCAAGCCTGGCCTTTCCGAAATTGCTTGGAGAGCTGGTGGACGCGGGGCATCAGGGCGTATTGTTGCAGCAGCTGGACCGCATCGGCCTGATACTCGCCGCCGTGCTGATACTCCAGTCCGTTTTCTCCTATTTCCGCATCCGCATATTTGTGACCGTAACGGAAAAAACACTCGCTGCACTGAGACAGGCCACGTATAGTCACCTGATCCGCCTGCCCATGAAATTCTTTGCAGAGCGGCGTGTAGGGGAACTGAACAGCCGCATTTCTTCGGATATCTCGCAGCTGCAGGACATGTTCACCACCACGCTTGCCGAGTTTCTCCGCCAGGTGATCATCATCACCGGCGGCATTGTGCTGCTGGCGCTCACTTCCGCGAAACTCACACTGTTCATGCTGGCCGTTCTCCCCGTGATATGCGTATTGGCAGTGGTATTCGGCCGCTTCATCCGGAAATTCTCCAAACAGGTGCAGGCCCAGGTGGCCGAATCCAATACCATCGTGGAAGAGACCCTGCAGGGCATCTTCAATGTGAAAGCATTTGCCAACGAATTTTTCGAGATCGGGCGTTACCGCAATAAAACCAATGAGGCCGCCAAAACCGGGATGAAAGCAGGCTCCTACCAGGGCGCTTTTGTGTCGTTCCTGATCCTGGGGCTGTTCGGCGCCATGGTGGCCGTGATCTGGAAAGGCGCCATGCTGATGGCGGAAGGGCAACTGGACGTGGGACAGCTTTTCTCCTTCATCCTCTATTCCGGTTTCATCGGCGGCTCCATCAGCGGGCTGGCGGAAATATATACCCGTATCCAGCGCGCCATCGGCGCATCCGAGAACCTGCTGGAGATACTGGATGAGCCGGTAGAGGAAATTCACCCCCTTCCCCCGGCGGAGCGCACCCGCAGCATTGCCGGCGCCATCCGTTTCGAAGATGTCAGCTTTCAATATCCCAGCCGGAAAGATATCGCTGTGCTGCATCATGTAAGCTTCTCCGTGCAGCCCGGTGAACAGGTGGCGCTTGTTGGCCCCAGCGGCGCCGGAAAATCCACTATCGTTTCCCTGCTGCTCCGTTTCTATGACCCGGTGCAGGGTGGCATTTACTTCGACGGGAAAGATGCGCGGTCATTCGACCTGTCCGCCCTCCGCAACCAGATGGCCGTAGTGCCGCAGGATGTGTTCCTCTTTGGCGGCACCATCCGGGAAAATATTGCGTATGGAAACCCCGACGCCACGGAAGAAGCGATCATCGATGCCGCGCAGCAGGCCAATGCGCTGGATTTCATCCGCAACTTCCCCGAAGGGCTGGATACCGTGGTGGGCGAACGCGGCATACAACTGTCCGGCGGGCAGCGCCAGCGGATCGCCATTGCCCGTGCCGTGCTGAAAGACCCGGGTATCCTGATACTAGATGAAGCCACTTCCGCACTGGATTCCGAATCCGAACGCCTCGTGCAGGATGCGCTGGACAAACTGATGCGCGGAAGAACGTCCATCGTCATCGCCCACCGCCTCTCCACCGTCCGCCGCGCGGATATGATACTGGTGCTGGATAAAGGGATGATCGTGGAGGAAGGTACCCATGAGGAGTTGATGGTGAAGGATGAAGGGCTGTACCGCGGGCTGAGCGAGTTGCAGTTTACGGCGTAG
- a CDS encoding MarR family winged helix-turn-helix transcriptional regulator produces MKQAFINEIRAFNRFYTNIIGLLDRHILDSSYSLPEVRVLYELYHSPMLTASDIIALLDIDKGYLSRILKHFEKNKLITKAGSPTDKRAAMLQLTNKGKAVFETLNEASDKQVGTTFKDLTEKECQELVQKMKEIQLLINRKNLKK; encoded by the coding sequence ATGAAACAGGCATTCATAAACGAGATCAGAGCTTTCAACCGGTTTTATACCAATATTATTGGCCTGCTTGACAGACATATCCTGGATAGCAGCTATTCCCTGCCTGAGGTAAGGGTTCTGTATGAGCTATATCACAGTCCCATGCTAACCGCCTCGGACATCATTGCTTTGCTGGATATCGACAAAGGATACCTGAGCCGCATCCTGAAGCACTTCGAAAAGAACAAACTCATCACCAAAGCTGGCTCTCCCACCGATAAACGTGCGGCTATGTTGCAATTGACCAATAAAGGAAAAGCAGTGTTTGAAACCCTGAATGAAGCCTCTGATAAACAGGTGGGGACGACTTTCAAAGATCTTACAGAAAAAGAATGTCAGGAGCTCGTACAAAAAATGAAGGAGATACAATTGCTCATCAACAGGAAAAATCTGAAAAAATGA
- a CDS encoding decaprenyl-phosphate phosphoribosyltransferase: MQYLKLLRPKHWAKNAFLFIPLFFAGEIFNVDKILLLLLGFACFSMLASSIYIINDYRDIEADRAHPTKCKRPLASGAVSKNAALGIFFALVVAGLGGAYLLGLKFMFVLSIYFVLNLAYSFGLKNISIVDIFIVSAGFVLRVKAGGVLAVIAVSEWLMLMVFLLALFMAIAKRRDDIVIKIASGKDVRLASKGYNMDFLNVSLALVSAVIIVTYLMYTMDPDTMAHFHTYRLYYTTIFVIAGLMRYLQITYVENDTGSPTKILYKDRFIQITIFLWILSFYVIIYLLPAILPANKSFFE; this comes from the coding sequence TTGCAGTATCTGAAACTATTAAGACCAAAACACTGGGCAAAAAATGCTTTCCTCTTCATTCCGCTCTTCTTTGCCGGTGAAATATTCAATGTAGATAAAATATTGTTGTTATTGCTGGGTTTTGCCTGTTTTTCCATGCTGGCCAGCAGTATCTATATTATTAATGATTACCGGGATATAGAGGCCGACAGGGCGCATCCTACCAAATGCAAGCGCCCGCTGGCCTCAGGGGCCGTTTCAAAGAACGCCGCCCTGGGCATCTTTTTTGCCCTGGTAGTGGCCGGCCTTGGCGGGGCTTACCTGCTGGGCCTGAAGTTCATGTTCGTGCTGAGCATCTACTTCGTGCTGAACCTGGCCTATTCTTTCGGCCTGAAGAACATTTCCATCGTTGACATTTTCATCGTATCCGCCGGCTTTGTGCTGCGGGTGAAAGCCGGTGGTGTACTGGCGGTGATCGCTGTATCGGAATGGCTGATGCTGATGGTCTTTCTCCTGGCCCTTTTTATGGCCATCGCCAAGCGGCGGGACGATATTGTCATCAAGATAGCCTCCGGCAAGGACGTCCGGTTAGCCTCCAAGGGGTATAATATGGACTTTCTCAATGTATCCCTCGCACTGGTATCCGCCGTCATCATCGTCACTTACCTGATGTACACGATGGACCCGGATACGATGGCGCATTTCCATACCTACCGGCTCTACTATACCACCATTTTTGTTATTGCAGGATTAATGCGATATTTGCAGATCACTTATGTAGAGAACGATACGGGTTCTCCCACCAAAATCCTGTACAAAGACCGCTTTATTCAAATAACCATTTTCCTCTGGATACTGAGCTTTTATGTGATCATTTATTTACTGCCGGCCATTTTACCGGCCAATAAAAGTTTTTTTGAGTAA
- a CDS encoding FAD-binding oxidoreductase — MRKQLSNWGNYPVLTCEESSFSQEEQLKQYVDTHDHIIARGNGRCYGDASLGEHSVSTLRYDKALLFDVETGDFECQAGMTLDQVLEITVPKGWFLPVTPGTKFITVGGAVASDVHGKNHHAEGSFSNHIIRMDVLTGKGLITCSRDNNSDLYWATCGGMGLTGIITSVRFRLKKIATAYIRQKQIKAENLDEILRLFDEHAHYTYSMAWIDCLQKGKAFGRSILIVGEHATPGELNHKQGRDPLVLPPKMKLTVPFNLPSFALNNFSVKAFNALYYGKNYKKVMEGVVPYEPFFYPLDAIHHWNRGYGRDGFVQYQFVLPIDRKEGLTAILRAISDKGWGSFLAVLKVFGKQDDLISFPMEGYTLALDFPVRKGLFPFLDELDALVLQYGGRLYLTKDARMQQEVFWKSYPNAAKFMDIVRTYNPGGKFRSVQSDRLLLTPQ, encoded by the coding sequence ATGCGCAAACAACTATCAAACTGGGGAAACTACCCCGTGCTGACATGTGAAGAAAGCTCCTTCTCCCAGGAGGAGCAGCTGAAACAGTATGTAGATACCCATGATCATATTATTGCCCGGGGGAATGGCCGTTGTTATGGCGATGCCTCCCTGGGAGAGCATAGCGTCTCCACCCTGCGGTACGATAAAGCCCTGCTTTTTGATGTGGAAACCGGGGATTTTGAATGCCAGGCCGGCATGACGCTGGACCAGGTGCTGGAGATCACCGTGCCGAAAGGATGGTTCCTGCCGGTTACCCCCGGCACCAAATTCATCACCGTCGGCGGCGCCGTGGCATCGGACGTGCATGGCAAGAACCATCACGCCGAAGGCAGCTTCTCCAATCATATTATCCGGATGGATGTGCTGACCGGCAAAGGTCTCATTACCTGCTCCCGGGATAACAATTCCGACCTGTACTGGGCCACCTGCGGCGGGATGGGCCTCACCGGCATCATCACCAGCGTAAGGTTCCGCCTCAAAAAGATAGCAACGGCCTACATCCGCCAGAAACAGATCAAGGCGGAAAACCTGGACGAGATACTGCGCCTTTTCGATGAACATGCGCATTACACTTATTCCATGGCCTGGATCGACTGCCTGCAGAAGGGAAAGGCCTTTGGCAGGAGCATCCTCATCGTAGGCGAGCACGCCACCCCCGGGGAGCTGAATCATAAGCAGGGCCGCGATCCGCTGGTACTGCCGCCCAAAATGAAACTCACCGTTCCTTTCAACCTTCCCTCTTTTGCACTGAACAATTTTTCCGTGAAGGCCTTCAATGCCCTTTATTACGGGAAGAACTACAAAAAGGTGATGGAAGGCGTAGTGCCATATGAGCCATTCTTTTACCCGCTGGATGCGATCCATCACTGGAACCGCGGCTACGGCAGGGATGGTTTCGTGCAATACCAGTTCGTGCTGCCGATAGACCGGAAAGAAGGCCTGACCGCTATCCTGCGCGCGATCAGTGACAAAGGATGGGGCTCCTTCCTTGCGGTGCTGAAGGTTTTCGGCAAGCAGGACGATCTGATCTCCTTCCCGATGGAAGGTTATACGCTGGCGCTGGACTTTCCCGTGCGCAAAGGGCTGTTCCCTTTTCTGGATGAGCTGGATGCCCTCGTACTGCAATACGGCGGCCGCCTTTACCTCACGAAAGATGCCCGCATGCAGCAGGAAGTGTTCTGGAAGAGCTATCCCAACGCCGCAAAGTTCATGGACATCGTCCGCACCTATAATCCCGGCGGTAAATTCCGTTCCGTACAATCCGACCGCCTTCTGTTAACACCCCAATAG
- a CDS encoding DUF3276 family protein: protein MAYENNNQQERNNDSIFSKRLKAGKRRTYFFDVKTTRGNDYFLTITESKKRFNDNGYDRHKVFLYKEDFNKFLNALTETINYVKTELMPDFDFDAYNHDYSESREDEQDGESVEVVAPRAEAETETVTETEVTVEAETPASSAGEEVDKW, encoded by the coding sequence GTGGCGTACGAAAACAACAATCAACAGGAAAGAAACAACGACAGCATCTTTTCCAAGAGATTGAAAGCGGGCAAAAGAAGAACTTATTTCTTTGATGTAAAAACAACCCGGGGGAACGACTACTTTCTTACTATCACAGAAAGTAAAAAACGTTTCAACGACAACGGTTATGACAGGCACAAAGTATTCCTGTACAAGGAAGACTTCAACAAGTTCCTGAATGCATTAACCGAAACTATCAATTATGTGAAAACAGAATTGATGCCCGATTTCGACTTCGATGCTTACAATCACGACTACTCAGAAAGCCGTGAAGATGAGCAGGATGGTGAAAGTGTAGAAGTTGTTGCTCCCCGTGCTGAAGCAGAGACTGAGACTGTGACCGAAACCGAAGTGACCGTTGAAGCAGAAACTCCGGCTTCTTCCGCCGGTGAGGAAGTGGACAAATGGTAA
- a CDS encoding EamA family transporter has protein sequence MNMSRKTKLITALGLVYILWGSTYLGMKIATEVLPPFLLSAIRFVIAGGIMLVIGLTVEKEKTTPKQWLNAAVVGVMLIGIGNSSVALAVRYMPTGLVALFIAALPAWIIALDWAFFSKERPKALTLWGLFLGFAGLCYIFNPLDTSHRDYPLWPIPILTLGSLAWALGSLLSPRLNTPKQLTSSGIQMLAGVVSSVILSSLLERHEWGALQAATIRTWSAVLYLVIFGSLIGYTAYSWLVNNAPARLASTYAYVNPVVAILLGWLVANETLSGRALTGSAIVIAGVVLMTLTKKSNGH, from the coding sequence ATGAACATGTCCCGCAAAACAAAACTCATTACCGCTCTCGGGCTGGTGTATATCCTTTGGGGCTCTACGTACCTGGGCATGAAGATCGCCACGGAGGTGCTGCCGCCATTCCTGCTGTCCGCCATCCGTTTCGTTATTGCCGGAGGCATCATGCTGGTGATCGGTTTAACAGTGGAAAAGGAGAAAACGACCCCGAAGCAATGGCTGAATGCCGCTGTTGTGGGCGTGATGCTGATCGGCATCGGTAATTCCAGTGTAGCCCTGGCAGTGCGGTATATGCCAACAGGACTGGTAGCCCTGTTCATAGCGGCTTTACCCGCATGGATCATTGCGCTGGACTGGGCCTTTTTCAGCAAGGAACGCCCGAAGGCGCTTACGCTGTGGGGATTATTCCTCGGTTTTGCCGGGTTGTGCTACATTTTTAACCCGCTGGACACCTCGCACCGGGATTACCCGCTCTGGCCCATTCCCATCCTTACCCTCGGCTCGCTGGCCTGGGCTTTAGGGTCTTTATTGTCCCCGCGCCTGAACACACCGAAACAGCTGACTTCCTCCGGCATCCAGATGCTGGCAGGCGTGGTATCTTCCGTTATATTGAGCAGCCTGCTGGAAAGACATGAGTGGGGGGCGCTGCAGGCTGCCACTATCAGGACCTGGTCCGCCGTGCTTTACCTCGTGATATTTGGTTCGCTCATCGGCTATACGGCCTATAGCTGGCTGGTGAATAATGCACCTGCGCGGCTGGCATCTACCTACGCGTACGTGAACCCGGTGGTAGCCATTCTGCTGGGATGGCTCGTTGCGAATGAGACCCTTTCCGGCCGGGCGCTGACCGGTTCCGCTATTGTAATCGCAGGGGTGGTGCTGATGACGTTGACGAAGAAGAGCAACGGGCACTGA
- a CDS encoding SDR family oxidoreductase, whose product MTPTVLILGATSDMAVAIARRYAAGNYAIQLAARKPEQLYALQQDLHIRSGAAVTTHAFDALDFDSHHTFYHQLPVKPDVVICVFGYLGSQETGQQNWQEASRILHTNYTGAVSVLNVVAEDMAARRSGAIVGISSVAGERGRMSNYLYGSAKAGFTAYLSGLRNRLFHAGVHVMSVQPGFVYTRMTEDLTLPPLLTARPEDVAKDIFKAVIAKKNVIYTKWFWRYIMFIIRSIPEFIFKKMKL is encoded by the coding sequence ATGACACCTACCGTATTGATATTAGGCGCTACTTCAGACATGGCTGTAGCCATTGCCCGGAGATATGCCGCCGGAAACTATGCCATTCAGCTCGCTGCCCGCAAACCGGAGCAGCTGTACGCTTTGCAGCAGGACCTGCACATCCGCTCCGGTGCTGCAGTGACCACGCATGCTTTTGACGCCCTGGATTTTGACAGTCACCATACCTTTTATCACCAGCTGCCGGTAAAACCGGATGTGGTGATCTGCGTATTCGGCTACCTCGGCAGCCAGGAAACCGGGCAGCAAAACTGGCAGGAAGCCTCGCGCATCCTGCATACGAACTACACCGGCGCGGTATCCGTGCTGAATGTAGTGGCGGAGGATATGGCCGCGCGCCGTTCCGGCGCCATTGTGGGCATCAGCTCCGTGGCCGGGGAAAGAGGCAGGATGAGCAACTACCTGTATGGCAGCGCCAAGGCCGGTTTTACCGCCTATCTTTCCGGTTTGCGCAACCGGCTGTTCCACGCTGGTGTACATGTGATGAGCGTACAACCCGGGTTTGTGTACACCCGCATGACGGAAGACCTCACGCTCCCGCCCCTGCTCACCGCCCGTCCGGAAGATGTGGCCAAAGATATTTTCAAGGCCGTCATCGCAAAAAAGAACGTTATTTACACCAAATGGTTCTGGCGGTACATCATGTTCATCATCAGGAGCATTCCCGAGTTCATCTTCAAAAAAATGAAACTCTGA
- a CDS encoding MgtC/SapB family protein, with the protein MLPEEAINITCSRVALALLAGCLLGLEREWRRKAAGIRTIALICMSSTLFTILSVQIGGVMSSDRIASNILTGVGFIGAGVIFRGGFTIDGITTAATIWISAAIGMSIGVGDYMLALFTLIATIVVLAGLSFAEELIVWGKEKKYYAIRYRQHALQTEALEQLFKDNHLQIKKIATAKTTENSSGDVILEGKYELVGTLRNMSQINDLLVANEHILHFEVELTK; encoded by the coding sequence ATGTTACCAGAAGAAGCGATCAATATCACCTGTTCCCGTGTTGCGCTGGCGCTGCTGGCCGGATGTCTGCTGGGGCTGGAGCGGGAATGGCGCCGGAAGGCAGCAGGTATCCGGACCATTGCCCTGATCTGTATGAGCTCCACCTTGTTCACCATCCTCAGTGTGCAGATCGGTGGGGTGATGAGCAGTGACCGTATTGCGTCCAATATTCTCACCGGTGTGGGCTTCATCGGCGCCGGGGTGATCTTTCGCGGGGGATTTACGATAGATGGCATCACCACCGCTGCCACCATCTGGATCTCCGCCGCCATCGGCATGTCCATCGGTGTGGGAGACTATATGCTGGCGCTGTTTACGCTGATCGCTACCATCGTGGTGCTGGCGGGGCTCTCTTTTGCCGAAGAGCTCATCGTCTGGGGAAAGGAAAAAAAGTACTATGCTATCCGTTACCGGCAACATGCCTTGCAGACGGAAGCTTTGGAACAGCTATTTAAAGACAATCACCTGCAGATCAAAAAGATCGCAACGGCAAAAACTACAGAAAACAGTTCGGGCGATGTGATACTTGAAGGAAAATATGAACTGGTGGGAACGCTCAGGAATATGTCGCAAATTAATGACCTACTGGTCGCTAATGAGCATATACTTCATTTTGAAGTTGAACTGACGAAATGA